The proteins below are encoded in one region of Phaseolus vulgaris cultivar G19833 chromosome 1, P. vulgaris v2.0, whole genome shotgun sequence:
- the LOC137815507 gene encoding uncharacterized protein translates to MVLVPSIVIGGNNTNGTISVIGENNTDRIINVIGRNNTDGTFSVNGGNNTDGTIIVIVANITDGTISVIGRNNTDGTISVIGWNNTDGTINVIGLNNTDGTFSVIGGNNTDGTINVIGGNITDGTTSVTGGNNTDGTIRVIGGNNTEGTISVIGDGTISVIRGNNTDGTISVIGCNNIDGTISVIGVNNTDGSIYVIGSNKIDGTISVIDSNNIDGSISVIVSNNTDGTVSVIGNNTDRTISVIGGNNTDGTISVICVNNTNGTIIIIGGNNTDGTISVIGGNNTDGTIIAIVGNRTDCAISVIGGNNTDGAISGIGGNISDGTISVIGGNNTDGTISIIGGNNTDGTISVIRWNITDGTISVIGGNNTDGTINVIGGNNTDGTISVIGLNNTDRTTSVIDCNNSDGTIYVISSNNTNGTISVIDSNNIDGSISVIGSNNTDGTFSVIRSNNTDSTISVIVPSILILVLILMVPSLLLVVIIQMVPRKEVAGGASFVCGHQAVRKFGAI, encoded by the exons ATGGTGCTGGTACCATCTAT tgttattggtgggaataatactaatggtaccatcagtgttattggggAGAATAACACTGATCGTatcatcaatgttattggtaggaataacactgatggtaccttcagtgttaatggtgggaataatactgatggtaccatcataGTTATTGTTGCGAATataactgatggtaccatcagtgttattggtaggaataacactgatggtacaatcagtgTTATTGGTTGGAATAATacagatggtaccatcaatgttattggtttgaataacactgatggtaccttcagtgttattggtgggaataatactgatggtaccatcaatgttattggtggtAATATAACTGATGGTACCACAAGTGTTactggtgggaataatactgatggtactatCCGTGTTATTGGGGGGAATAATACTGaaggtaccatcagtgttattggtgatggtaccattagtgttattcgtggcaataatactgatggtaccatcagtgttattggttgcaataatattgatggtaccattagtgttattggcgtaaataatactgatggtagcATCTATGTTATTGGTAGTAATAaaattgatggtaccatcagtgttattgatagtaataatattgatggttcCATCAGTGTTATTGTTAGTAATAATACAGATGGTACCGTCAGTGTTAT TGGTAATAATACTGAtcgtaccatcagtgttattggtgggaataatactgatggtaccatcagtgttatttgtgTGAATAATACTAATGGGACCATCATtattattggtgggaataatactgatgggacaattagtgttattggtgggaataatactgatggtaccatcattgCTATTGTTGGGAATAGAACTGATTGtgccatcagtgttattggtgggaataatactgatggtgcCATTAGTGGTATTGGTGGGAATATaagtgatggtaccatcagtgttattggtgggaataatactgatggtaccatcagtattattggtgggaataatactgatggtaccatcagtgttattcgtTGGAATattactgatggtaccatcagtgttattggtgggaataatactgatggtaccatcaatgttattggtgggaataatactgatggtaccatcagtgttattggtttGAATAATACTGATCGTACCACCAGTGTTATTGATTGCAATAATAGTGATGGTACCATCTATGTTATtagtagtaataatactaatggtaccattagtgttattgatagtaataatattgatggttccatcagtgttattggtagtaataatactgacgGTACCTTCAGTGTTATtcgtagtaataatactgatagtaccatcagtgttattgtaccttcaattttaattttggtattaatactgatggtaccatcattgTTATTGGTGGTAATAATACAGATGGTACCTCGCAAGGAAGTGGCGGGGGGCGCCTCCTTCGTGTGTGGGCATCAGGCAGTAAGGAAGTTCGGAGCAATCTAG